The following proteins are co-located in the Frigidibacter mobilis genome:
- a CDS encoding DUF4174 domain-containing protein, with the protein MTLYLAPLAALALVLLAQTATAQDQIPAPRAGILAAEHGAEPAAAPAAPATEAPSADAPELADAAALAEDGLAPLPAEGLSIDDFRWQKRLVLVFADSPDNPAFADQMRMLADLPGELAQRDAVVIYDTDPAAMTELRKQLRPRGFMLVLMDKDGQIAQRKPFPWTIREIGRAIDKMPLRQEELRNRRLTP; encoded by the coding sequence ATGACCCTTTATCTCGCACCGCTTGCCGCCCTTGCCCTTGTGCTGCTGGCCCAGACGGCCACCGCGCAGGACCAAATCCCCGCACCCCGCGCCGGCATTCTCGCCGCCGAGCATGGCGCAGAGCCCGCTGCGGCCCCCGCGGCGCCTGCGACAGAAGCGCCCAGTGCCGATGCGCCCGAGCTTGCCGATGCGGCAGCGCTTGCCGAGGACGGCCTTGCCCCGCTCCCGGCCGAGGGGCTGAGCATCGACGATTTCCGCTGGCAGAAGCGGCTGGTGCTGGTCTTCGCCGACAGCCCCGACAACCCGGCCTTCGCCGACCAGATGCGGATGCTGGCCGACCTTCCCGGAGAACTGGCGCAGCGCGACGCCGTGGTGATCTATGATACCGACCCGGCGGCCATGACCGAGCTGCGCAAGCAGCTTCGCCCGCGCGGCTTCATGCTGGTGCTGATGGACAAGGACGGCCAGATCGCGCAGCGCAAGCCCTTCCCCTGGACGATACGCGAGATCGGCCGTGCCATCGACAAGATGCCGCTGCGGCAAGAGGAATTGCGCAACCGCCGGCTGACGCCGTAG
- a CDS encoding VOC family protein yields MLELDHLAVTAPSLEEGVAAVEAALGVALAPGGRHAHMGTWNRLLSLGPGLYLEVIAPDPAAPRPAWPRWFGLDTRAAVRLTNWVARTGDLEAALAGAPTGTGAAVDLDRGDLRWRMGIPASGVLPYDDCFPALIQWQAGGHPSERLPDAGCRLRRLVIGHPRAAELTVHLALADPRLVLVVDSAIGMVAEIETPAGVKVLQ; encoded by the coding sequence ATGCTGGAGCTTGATCATCTTGCCGTGACCGCGCCCTCGCTCGAGGAGGGCGTGGCAGCTGTCGAGGCGGCGCTTGGCGTGGCACTCGCGCCGGGCGGGCGGCACGCGCATATGGGCACCTGGAACCGGCTGCTCTCGCTGGGGCCAGGCCTCTATCTGGAGGTGATCGCCCCCGATCCTGCCGCGCCGCGTCCGGCCTGGCCGCGCTGGTTCGGGCTCGATACCCGCGCCGCGGTGCGGCTGACCAACTGGGTGGCGCGCACGGGTGATCTGGAGGCGGCGCTGGCCGGCGCGCCCACGGGCACCGGGGCGGCGGTGGATCTCGACCGCGGCGACCTGCGCTGGCGGATGGGGATCCCGGCCTCTGGCGTGCTGCCCTATGACGATTGCTTCCCGGCGCTGATCCAGTGGCAGGCGGGCGGGCATCCGTCGGAACGGCTGCCCGATGCCGGCTGCCGGCTGCGGCGGCTGGTGATCGGCCATCCGCGGGCGGCAGAGCTGACCGTTCATCTGGCACTGGCCGACCCGCGGCTGGTGCTGGTGGTGGACAGCGCCATCGGAATGGTGGCCGAGATTGAAACCCCTGCCGGAGTGAAGGTGCTGCAATGA
- a CDS encoding DUF6497 family protein, with protein sequence MALVMLAATAAAAEEIVTPSGMAVSWLETVHGAPGPEGLTARFRFLAPAIAGEVDFETAAEDMHWLCETFALPRLSVLGPQPSQVVISLADREIPFGQTDPAAVQYFEAYRPEGDACEWEMF encoded by the coding sequence ATGGCACTCGTGATGCTGGCCGCCACCGCTGCGGCGGCGGAGGAGATCGTCACGCCCTCCGGCATGGCAGTCAGCTGGCTGGAAACGGTGCATGGAGCGCCGGGGCCGGAGGGGTTGACGGCGCGGTTCCGGTTCCTGGCGCCGGCGATTGCCGGCGAGGTCGATTTCGAGACCGCGGCCGAGGACATGCACTGGTTGTGCGAAACCTTCGCGCTGCCGCGGCTGTCGGTGCTCGGGCCGCAGCCCTCGCAGGTGGTGATCTCGCTGGCCGACCGCGAGATCCCGTTCGGGCAGACCGATCCGGCGGCGGTGCAGTACTTCGAGGCCTACCGCCCGGAAGGAGATGCCTGTGAATGGGAGATGTTCTGA
- a CDS encoding Ppx/GppA family phosphatase: protein MDGTTEAPGEDWGPFGRPLFEDPSARALSRVGVVDVGSNSVRMVVFDGAARSPAYFFNEKVMCGLGQGLSSTGRLNPKGSERAMAALKRFALLAEGMKMAPLTCVATAAVREAEDGAEFQAAVLRETGLRLHVIDGEEEARLSAQGVLLGWPEAEGLVCDIGGSSMELAEVAGGGIGRRVTSPLGPFRLQQVEGGPKALKTHIAAIMAGLKAQIGRQHDRIYLVGGSWRAIARLDMERRNYPMTVLHEYRMTPASLLETVDWIGQNDLAVLRARTGTSAERMDLVPLAAQVLAELIRTFRPKELDVSSYGIREGLLYEQMPDRLRRRDPLVEACRFAEATQARLPGFGRRLYDFLLPIFAKAPPERLRIIKAACLLHDTSWRTHPDYRAEACFDNVTRANLGGLGHPDRIFLGLALLHRYKNSRAGSRMEPMFALLPPEDQRDAEILGKAMRFGAMFSIQSPDEAGRLKLYPKKKVLELVLNPADEALFGEVTAARFASLATAMGVTTKVRSAGTA from the coding sequence ATGGATGGCACGACCGAGGCGCCCGGCGAAGACTGGGGGCCATTTGGCCGCCCTCTGTTCGAGGACCCGTCGGCCCGCGCGCTCAGCCGGGTCGGGGTGGTCGATGTGGGCTCGAACTCTGTCCGCATGGTGGTGTTCGACGGCGCCGCCCGCAGCCCGGCCTATTTCTTCAACGAAAAGGTGATGTGCGGGCTGGGTCAGGGCCTGTCTTCCACCGGCAGGCTGAACCCCAAGGGCAGCGAGCGGGCAATGGCCGCGCTCAAGCGTTTCGCGCTGCTGGCCGAGGGCATGAAGATGGCCCCCCTCACCTGTGTCGCCACCGCCGCGGTGCGCGAGGCCGAGGATGGCGCCGAATTCCAGGCCGCGGTCCTGCGCGAGACCGGGTTGCGCCTGCATGTGATCGACGGCGAGGAAGAGGCGCGGCTTTCCGCGCAGGGCGTTCTTCTGGGCTGGCCCGAGGCCGAGGGGCTGGTCTGCGACATCGGCGGCAGTTCTATGGAACTGGCCGAGGTGGCTGGTGGCGGCATCGGCCGCCGCGTGACCTCGCCGCTGGGGCCATTCCGCCTGCAGCAGGTCGAGGGCGGGCCCAAGGCGCTCAAGACCCATATCGCGGCGATCATGGCCGGGCTCAAGGCGCAGATCGGCCGCCAGCATGACCGCATCTACCTGGTCGGCGGCAGCTGGCGCGCCATCGCCCGGCTGGACATGGAGCGGCGCAACTATCCGATGACCGTGCTGCACGAATACCGGATGACCCCGGCCTCGCTGCTGGAAACGGTCGACTGGATCGGCCAGAACGACCTGGCGGTGCTGCGCGCCCGCACCGGCACTTCGGCCGAACGGATGGATCTGGTGCCGCTGGCCGCGCAGGTACTGGCCGAGCTGATCCGCACCTTCCGCCCCAAGGAGCTGGATGTCTCCTCCTACGGCATCCGCGAGGGGCTGCTCTACGAACAGATGCCCGACCGTCTGCGCCGCCGCGACCCGCTGGTGGAGGCCTGCCGCTTTGCCGAGGCGACACAGGCCCGCCTGCCCGGGTTCGGCCGACGGCTCTATGATTTCCTGCTGCCGATCTTCGCCAAGGCCCCGCCCGAACGGCTGCGCATCATCAAAGCCGCCTGCCTGCTGCACGATACCAGCTGGCGCACCCACCCCGATTACCGGGCCGAGGCCTGCTTCGACAATGTCACCCGCGCCAACCTTGGCGGGCTTGGCCACCCGGACCGGATCTTCCTCGGGCTGGCGCTGCTGCACCGCTACAAGAACAGCCGCGCCGGCAGCCGGATGGAGCCGATGTTCGCGCTGCTGCCCCCCGAAGACCAGCGCGATGCCGAGATCCTGGGCAAGGCGATGCGCTTTGGCGCCATGTTCTCGATCCAGTCGCCCGACGAGGCGGGCCGCCTGAAGCTCTACCCCAAGAAGAAGGTGCTGGAGTTGGTGCTGAACCCCGCGGACGAGGCGCTGTTCGGCGAGGTGACGGCCGCGCGCTTTGCTTCGCTGGCCACTGCGATGGGCGTCACCACCAAGGTGCGCAGCGCCGGCACGGCGTAG
- a CDS encoding TerB family tellurite resistance protein: MSIWTRISDALSALANGEGLSAVLDRLWGGATPPERSVAFTIAVIALGAKMAKADGAVTRDEVAAFRRVFTIPESETAHAARVFNLARQDVAGFDAWAAKIARMFGPGDQVLKDLMEGLFHIAVSDGGYHPAEDTFLAEVARIFGLDERCFRSIRARHVPGAERDPWEVLGLDRGASRAEARAAWREAVRDSHPDRLVARGLPAEAVRLAEARLVAINRAWEEISGKRAA, translated from the coding sequence ATGTCGATCTGGACCCGCATCTCCGACGCGCTGTCGGCCCTTGCCAATGGCGAAGGGCTCTCTGCGGTGCTGGACAGGCTCTGGGGCGGTGCGACCCCGCCCGAACGCTCTGTCGCCTTTACAATCGCGGTGATCGCGCTTGGCGCGAAGATGGCCAAGGCCGATGGCGCGGTGACGCGGGACGAGGTGGCGGCCTTCCGGCGGGTGTTCACCATCCCCGAATCGGAGACGGCCCATGCGGCGCGGGTCTTCAACCTGGCGCGGCAGGATGTGGCGGGGTTCGACGCTTGGGCGGCCAAGATCGCGCGGATGTTCGGGCCGGGCGATCAGGTGCTGAAGGATCTGATGGAGGGCCTCTTTCACATCGCGGTATCGGATGGCGGCTATCATCCGGCCGAGGATACGTTCCTGGCCGAGGTAGCGCGGATCTTCGGGCTCGACGAGCGTTGCTTCCGCTCGATCCGTGCGCGGCATGTGCCGGGCGCCGAACGTGACCCCTGGGAGGTGCTGGGGCTTGACCGCGGTGCGAGCCGGGCCGAGGCGCGGGCCGCCTGGCGCGAGGCTGTGCGCGACAGCCATCCCGACCGGCTGGTGGCCCGCGGCCTGCCCGCAGAGGCGGTGAGGCTGGCCGAGGCGCGGCTGGTGGCGATCAACCGGGCCTGGGAGGAGATCAGCGGCAAGCGCGCCGCCTGA
- a CDS encoding GNAT family N-acetyltransferase, whose protein sequence is MTVPAADSVRVPASAPLVRPARSEDISAILDFWNPIVRETTVTFASDEKTEVGLLATFAERRAGGHEFFVAEDAAGRVIGLATYAQFRGGNGYARAMEHTIILAPEARGRGAGRTLMAAVEDHARARGAHSMIAAVSAENAAGIAFHAAVGYPEVARIPEVGFKFGRWLDLVVMQKML, encoded by the coding sequence ATGACCGTTCCTGCCGCGGACAGCGTCCGCGTTCCCGCCTCGGCCCCGCTGGTGCGCCCGGCGCGGTCCGAGGATATCTCGGCAATCCTGGACTTCTGGAACCCCATCGTCCGCGAGACGACCGTGACCTTCGCCAGCGACGAGAAGACCGAGGTGGGGCTGCTGGCCACCTTTGCCGAGCGGCGGGCGGGCGGGCACGAGTTCTTCGTGGCCGAGGATGCGGCAGGGCGGGTGATCGGGCTTGCCACCTATGCCCAGTTCCGCGGCGGCAACGGCTATGCAAGGGCGATGGAGCACACGATCATCCTCGCCCCTGAGGCGCGCGGCCGCGGTGCCGGACGGACACTGATGGCGGCGGTGGAGGACCATGCGCGCGCCCGCGGCGCCCATTCGATGATCGCCGCGGTCTCGGCAGAGAACGCGGCCGGCATCGCTTTCCACGCCGCCGTCGGCTATCCCGAAGTGGCGCGGATCCCCGAGGTCGGCTTCAAGTTCGGCCGCTGGCTGGATCTGGTCGTCATGCAGAAGATGCTGTGA
- a CDS encoding DUF6492 family protein gives MQGGATIDFVTVCFRTELPLLRLQARSMDRFLDPAGVGRILVIANDEDEAACIAAFEAIRPDWGRHAPRVEFVRGTSLMPLRFRGPLDRLERAWVSGPRCAWRHWRDRLMGKPRTVYGWALNSGWLMQQAFKLYAARRVTASHAVILDAKNFFVAPVGAGLFVTPDGRARAAMVPPIPKVRIWAEASARRIGGALTPRETMPDSTTPVVLRTEDFVAGLDRIERAVGPLECFFARRSAQSTEFMMLYAATGGGNAAWEARFAPIEAPWIYHLSATGPGDLARELAACATRAEPILALHRRWLFRIGAEDRAALSRYLVGRGLFAGEGEVEDFLAT, from the coding sequence ATGCAGGGCGGTGCCACCATTGATTTCGTGACCGTCTGCTTCCGCACCGAGCTGCCGCTTCTGCGGTTGCAGGCGCGGTCGATGGATCGCTTTCTTGATCCTGCAGGGGTGGGCCGCATCCTTGTGATTGCCAATGACGAGGACGAAGCGGCCTGCATCGCCGCGTTCGAGGCGATCCGGCCTGACTGGGGGCGCCATGCGCCGAGGGTGGAGTTCGTGCGTGGCACATCCTTGATGCCGCTGCGCTTCCGGGGGCCTCTCGACCGGCTGGAGCGGGCCTGGGTCTCGGGGCCGCGCTGTGCCTGGCGCCATTGGCGTGACCGCCTGATGGGCAAGCCGCGCACGGTCTATGGCTGGGCGCTCAACTCCGGCTGGTTAATGCAGCAGGCCTTCAAACTCTACGCCGCGCGGCGCGTGACCGCGAGCCATGCCGTCATCCTCGATGCGAAGAACTTCTTCGTCGCGCCGGTGGGGGCGGGCCTGTTCGTTACGCCCGATGGCCGGGCCCGCGCCGCGATGGTGCCGCCTATTCCTAAGGTGCGGATCTGGGCAGAGGCCTCTGCCCGGCGCATCGGCGGGGCATTGACCCCGCGAGAGACCATGCCGGATTCAACGACGCCGGTTGTGCTGCGGACCGAAGATTTTGTGGCCGGGCTTGACCGGATTGAACGGGCAGTGGGGCCGCTGGAGTGCTTTTTCGCGCGCCGTAGCGCACAGTCGACCGAGTTCATGATGCTTTATGCCGCGACCGGCGGCGGAAATGCGGCCTGGGAGGCGCGCTTCGCGCCGATAGAAGCGCCTTGGATCTACCATCTGAGCGCGACCGGGCCAGGCGATCTGGCGCGCGAACTCGCTGCGTGCGCCACCCGGGCCGAGCCAATCCTTGCCCTGCACCGCAGGTGGCTTTTCAGGATCGGGGCCGAGGATCGCGCTGCCCTGTCCCGCTATCTTGTCGGCCGCGGGCTGTTTGCAGGCGAGGGCGAAGTGGAGGATTTCCTTGCAACATGA
- a CDS encoding acetyl-CoA carboxylase biotin carboxylase subunit: MFKKILIANRGEIACRVIKTARKMGIKTVAVYSDADRNALHVKMADEAVHIGASPAAQSYIVIDKIMEAVRQTGAEAVHPGYGFLSENMNFAAALEREGVVFIGPPSPAIEAMGDKITSKKLAQEAGVSTVPGYMGLIASADEAVKISGQIGYPVMIKASAGGGGKGMRIAWSESEVKEGFESSKNEAAASFGDDRIFIEKFVTQPRHIEIQVLADQHGNCVYLHERECSIQRRNQKVIEEAPSPFLDEATRKAMGEQACALAKAVGYTSAGTVEFIVDGARNFYFLEMNTRLQVEHPVTELITGVDLVEQMIRVAAGEPLPFRQEELKINGWAMESRLYAEDPYRNFLPSIGRLTRYRPPVESRTPDAVVRNDTGVFEGGEISMYYDPMIAKLCTWAPTRLGAIEEMRLALDTFEVEGIGHNLPFVGAVMDHPRFVSGNITTAFIAEEYPDGFQGATLTEGTLRRVAAAAAAMHRVAEIRRTRISGRLGNHERHVGDDWVVALQGEAFAVTIAADPEGATVRFEDGSQHRVSSDWVPGQSLARLDVDGTPLVLKVGKVPQGFRLRLRGADLKVHVRSPRQAELAALMPEKMPPDTSKFLLCPMPGLIVKINVAEGDEVQEGQALATVEAMKMENILRAERKGIVKKVAAAPGASLRVDEVIMEFE, translated from the coding sequence ATGTTCAAGAAGATCCTGATCGCCAACCGGGGCGAGATTGCCTGCCGCGTCATCAAGACCGCCCGCAAGATGGGTATCAAGACGGTCGCCGTCTATTCCGATGCAGATCGCAATGCGCTGCATGTGAAGATGGCGGATGAGGCGGTGCATATCGGTGCCTCGCCGGCGGCGCAGTCCTATATCGTGATCGACAAGATCATGGAGGCGGTGCGCCAGACCGGGGCCGAGGCGGTGCATCCGGGATACGGTTTCCTGTCCGAGAACATGAACTTCGCCGCGGCGCTGGAGCGCGAGGGCGTGGTGTTCATCGGCCCGCCCTCGCCGGCGATCGAGGCGATGGGCGACAAGATCACCTCGAAGAAGCTGGCGCAGGAGGCGGGGGTGTCGACCGTGCCGGGCTATATGGGCCTGATCGCCAGCGCGGACGAGGCAGTGAAGATCTCGGGCCAGATCGGCTATCCGGTGATGATTAAGGCCTCGGCGGGCGGCGGCGGCAAGGGGATGCGCATCGCCTGGAGCGAGAGCGAGGTCAAGGAAGGCTTCGAGTCCTCGAAGAACGAGGCGGCGGCGAGCTTTGGCGATGACCGGATCTTCATCGAGAAGTTCGTGACCCAGCCGCGGCATATCGAGATTCAGGTGCTGGCCGACCAGCATGGCAACTGTGTCTACCTGCATGAACGCGAATGCTCCATCCAGCGTCGGAACCAGAAGGTGATCGAAGAGGCGCCCTCGCCGTTCCTGGATGAAGCGACCCGCAAGGCGATGGGCGAGCAGGCCTGCGCGCTGGCGAAGGCGGTCGGCTATACCAGCGCCGGGACCGTGGAATTCATCGTCGATGGCGCGCGGAATTTCTACTTCCTGGAGATGAACACCCGTTTGCAGGTGGAGCATCCCGTCACCGAGCTGATTACCGGCGTTGATCTGGTCGAACAGATGATCCGCGTGGCGGCGGGTGAGCCGCTGCCGTTCAGGCAGGAAGAGTTGAAGATCAACGGCTGGGCGATGGAAAGCCGGCTTTACGCCGAGGATCCCTATCGCAACTTCCTGCCTTCCATCGGCCGGTTGACCCGCTATCGCCCGCCGGTGGAAAGCAGAACCCCCGATGCGGTGGTCCGCAACGATACCGGCGTCTTCGAGGGCGGTGAGATCAGCATGTATTACGATCCGATGATCGCCAAGCTGTGCACCTGGGCGCCGACGCGGCTGGGGGCCATCGAGGAAATGCGGCTGGCGCTGGACACGTTCGAGGTCGAGGGCATCGGCCACAACCTGCCCTTCGTCGGCGCGGTGATGGACCATCCGCGGTTTGTCTCGGGCAATATCACCACGGCATTCATCGCCGAGGAATATCCCGACGGCTTCCAGGGCGCTACGCTGACCGAGGGCACCCTGCGCCGTGTGGCCGCCGCCGCCGCCGCCATGCACCGCGTGGCCGAGATCCGGCGCACGCGGATTTCCGGGCGGCTTGGCAACCACGAACGCCATGTCGGCGACGACTGGGTGGTGGCGCTGCAGGGCGAGGCCTTTGCCGTGACCATCGCCGCCGATCCCGAGGGCGCGACGGTGCGCTTCGAGGATGGCAGCCAGCACCGCGTCAGCTCTGACTGGGTGCCGGGGCAGAGCCTGGCGCGGCTCGATGTCGATGGCACGCCGCTGGTGCTGAAGGTCGGAAAGGTCCCGCAGGGCTTCCGGTTGCGGCTGCGCGGCGCCGATCTCAAGGTGCATGTGCGCAGCCCGCGCCAGGCGGAACTGGCAGCGCTGATGCCCGAGAAGATGCCGCCCGACACCTCGAAATTCCTGCTGTGTCCGATGCCGGGGCTGATCGTGAAGATCAACGTGGCCGAGGGTGACGAGGTGCAGGAGGGGCAGGCGCTGGCCACGGTCGAGGCGATGAAGATGGAGAATATCCTGCGTGCCGAACGCAAGGGCATCGTCAAGAAGGTCGCCGCTGCGCCGGGCGCCAGCCTGCGGGTAGACGAAGTCATCATGGAGTTCGAATAG
- the scpA gene encoding methylmalonyl-CoA mutase produces MTQKPEAADLDAWRQLAAKELKGRNPDSLAWDTLEGIAVKPLYTAADVEGLAHLGSMPGLAPFTRGVRATMYAGRPWTIRQYAGFSTAEESNAFYRKALAAGQQGVSVAFDLATHRGYDSDHPRVVGDVGKAGVAIDSVEDMKILFDGIPLEKVSVSMTMNGAVIPILANFIVTGEEQGVPRAELSGTIQNDILKEFMVRNTYIYPPEPSMRLIADIIEYTAAEMPKFNSISISGYHMQEAGANLVQELAFTLADGREYVRAAIARGMDVDAFAGRLSFFFAIGMNFFMEAAKLRAARLLWHRIMTEFGAKKPGSLMLRTHCQTSGVSLQEADPYNNVVRTAYEALAAALGGTQSLHTNALDEAIALPTEFSARIARNTQLILQEETGITHVVDPLAGSYYVESLTAELAEKAWALIEEVEAMGGMTKAVATGMPKLRIEESAARRQAAIDRGEDVIVGVNKYRLAKEDPIDILDVDNVAVRSSQVARLETIRATRDEAACTAALAEIERRAAEGGNLLEAAVAAARARASVGEISMAMEKVFGRHRAEVKTLAGVYGAAYDGDEGFAAIQADVEAFAEEEGRRPRMLVVKMGQDGHDRGAKVIATAFADIGFDVDVGPLFQTPEEAAQDAVDNDVHVIGISSQAAGHKTLAPKLVEALQAAGAGDILVICGGVIPQQDYQYLYDRGVKAIFGPGTNIPSAAKDILKLIRAARK; encoded by the coding sequence ATGACACAGAAGCCTGAAGCCGCCGATCTGGATGCTTGGCGCCAGCTTGCCGCGAAAGAGTTGAAGGGGCGCAACCCGGACAGTCTGGCTTGGGACACGCTGGAGGGGATCGCGGTCAAGCCGCTCTATACCGCCGCCGATGTCGAGGGTCTTGCGCATCTGGGCTCCATGCCCGGCCTCGCCCCCTTCACCCGCGGCGTGCGGGCGACAATGTATGCCGGCCGTCCCTGGACCATTCGCCAGTATGCGGGCTTCTCCACTGCCGAGGAATCGAACGCCTTCTATCGCAAGGCGCTGGCGGCGGGGCAGCAGGGCGTGTCGGTCGCCTTCGACCTGGCGACGCATCGCGGCTATGACAGCGATCACCCGCGTGTGGTGGGCGATGTCGGCAAGGCCGGGGTGGCCATCGACTCTGTCGAGGACATGAAGATCCTGTTCGACGGCATCCCGCTGGAAAAGGTCTCTGTGTCCATGACCATGAACGGCGCCGTGATCCCGATCCTGGCCAACTTCATCGTGACCGGCGAGGAACAGGGCGTGCCGCGGGCGGAACTGTCGGGCACGATCCAGAACGACATCCTCAAGGAATTCATGGTGCGGAACACCTATATCTATCCGCCTGAACCCTCGATGCGGCTGATCGCCGACATCATCGAATATACCGCCGCCGAGATGCCCAAGTTCAACTCGATCTCGATCTCGGGCTACCACATGCAGGAGGCGGGCGCGAACCTGGTGCAGGAGCTGGCCTTCACCCTGGCGGACGGGCGCGAATATGTGCGCGCGGCGATTGCGCGGGGCATGGATGTCGATGCCTTTGCCGGGCGGCTGAGCTTCTTCTTCGCCATCGGCATGAATTTCTTCATGGAGGCGGCCAAGCTCAGGGCGGCGCGGCTGCTGTGGCACCGGATCATGACAGAGTTTGGCGCCAAGAAGCCCGGCAGCCTGATGCTGCGCACCCATTGCCAGACCTCGGGCGTGTCGTTGCAGGAAGCGGACCCTTACAACAACGTGGTGCGCACCGCATATGAGGCGCTGGCGGCGGCGCTTGGCGGCACGCAATCGCTGCACACCAACGCGCTGGATGAGGCGATTGCCCTGCCGACCGAGTTCTCGGCGCGGATCGCGCGGAATACCCAGCTGATCTTGCAGGAAGAAACCGGGATCACCCATGTCGTCGATCCGCTGGCGGGGTCGTATTACGTGGAAAGCCTGACGGCGGAGCTGGCCGAAAAGGCCTGGGCGCTGATCGAGGAAGTGGAGGCAATGGGCGGCATGACCAAGGCCGTCGCCACCGGGATGCCCAAGCTGCGGATCGAGGAAAGCGCGGCGCGGCGGCAGGCGGCCATCGACCGCGGCGAGGATGTGATCGTCGGGGTCAACAAGTACCGGCTGGCCAAGGAAGACCCGATCGACATCCTGGATGTGGACAACGTGGCGGTGCGCAGCTCGCAGGTGGCGCGGCTGGAGACGATCCGCGCGACTCGGGATGAGGCTGCCTGCACCGCGGCGCTGGCCGAGATCGAGCGGCGCGCGGCGGAGGGTGGCAACCTGCTGGAGGCCGCCGTGGCGGCGGCCCGGGCGCGGGCGAGCGTGGGGGAAATCTCTATGGCGATGGAAAAGGTGTTCGGCCGGCACCGGGCCGAGGTAAAGACGCTCGCGGGTGTGTATGGCGCGGCCTATGACGGCGACGAGGGCTTCGCCGCGATCCAGGCCGATGTGGAGGCCTTTGCCGAGGAAGAGGGTCGCCGCCCGCGGATGCTGGTGGTGAAGATGGGCCAGGACGGGCATGACCGCGGCGCCAAGGTGATCGCCACTGCCTTTGCCGATATCGGCTTTGACGTGGATGTGGGCCCGCTGTTCCAGACGCCGGAAGAGGCGGCGCAGGACGCGGTCGACAACGACGTGCATGTGATCGGCATCTCCAGCCAGGCGGCGGGCCACAAGACGCTGGCGCCGAAGCTGGTCGAGGCGCTGCAGGCGGCGGGGGCGGGGGATATCCTGGTCATCTGCGGCGGGGTCATTCCGCAGCAGGACTACCAGTATCTCTATGACCGGGGGGTCAAGGCGATCTTCGGGCCGGGCACCAACATCCCCTCGGCGGCGAAGGATATCCTCAAGCTGATCCGCGCCGCGCGGAAGTAG
- a CDS encoding endonuclease/exonuclease/phosphatase family protein, protein MRIATYNVEWFAGLFDAQGRMLADGGWSSRHNVTRADQLGALGIVFTALDADAILIVEAPDTNRRRSTVAMLEAFAEHFELRCRKGVIGFANGTQQELALMYDPDRLTARHDPMGETGAPEAGFAAPRFDGSYRIDLDIDAAPDTVRFSKPPLELAVQTAAGTDLRLIGVHVKSKAPHGANTPEQVMRLAIQNRRKQLAECIWLRQRVVEHLVACENLIVLGDFNDGPGLDEYEKLFGRSGVEIVLGEDAPAELRLHDPHTRLRGTHPTAAAPASARFYLDAEGQFFSAMLDFVMISPSLLARHPKWRIWHPFDDPAIYKVPELREALLTASDHYPVTLDLDV, encoded by the coding sequence ATGCGGATTGCGACCTACAATGTCGAATGGTTCGCGGGCCTCTTTGACGCGCAGGGCAGGATGCTGGCCGATGGCGGCTGGTCCTCGCGCCACAATGTCACCCGCGCCGACCAGCTTGGCGCGCTTGGCATCGTGTTCACCGCGCTGGATGCCGATGCCATCCTGATCGTCGAGGCGCCCGACACAAACCGCCGCCGCAGCACTGTCGCCATGCTGGAGGCGTTCGCGGAGCACTTCGAGCTGCGCTGTCGCAAGGGGGTGATCGGCTTTGCCAATGGCACCCAGCAGGAGCTGGCGCTGATGTATGACCCGGACCGCCTGACCGCCCGCCATGACCCGATGGGCGAGACCGGCGCGCCCGAGGCGGGCTTTGCCGCGCCGCGATTCGATGGCAGCTACCGGATCGACCTTGATATCGACGCGGCGCCGGACACGGTGCGCTTTTCCAAGCCGCCGCTGGAACTGGCGGTGCAGACCGCTGCCGGTACCGATCTGCGGCTGATCGGGGTGCATGTGAAATCCAAGGCGCCGCATGGCGCGAACACGCCGGAACAGGTGATGCGGCTGGCGATCCAGAACCGGCGCAAGCAGCTGGCGGAATGCATCTGGCTGCGGCAGCGGGTGGTGGAGCATCTGGTGGCCTGCGAGAACCTGATCGTGCTGGGGGATTTCAACGACGGCCCAGGGCTGGACGAGTACGAAAAGCTGTTTGGCCGCTCGGGCGTCGAGATCGTGCTGGGGGAGGATGCACCGGCGGAGCTGCGCCTGCACGATCCGCATACCCGGCTGCGCGGAACGCATCCCACCGCCGCTGCCCCGGCCTCGGCGCGGTTCTATCTCGATGCCGAGGGGCAGTTCTTTTCGGCAATGCTGGATTTCGTGATGATCTCTCCCTCGTTGCTGGCCCGGCACCCGAAATGGCGGATCTGGCACCCGTTCGACGACCCGGCGATCTACAAGGTGCCGGAGCTGCGCGAGGCCTTGCTGACCGCCTCGGATCACTACCCCGTGACGCTGGATCTTGACGTGTAA